The proteins below are encoded in one region of Saccopteryx leptura isolate mSacLep1 chromosome 1, mSacLep1_pri_phased_curated, whole genome shotgun sequence:
- the LOC136383095 gene encoding zinc finger protein 879 isoform X1 yields MATKLLPAQAQESVTFGDVAVLFSRAEWLCLDSVQRTLYREVMLENYHTLVSLGILFSKPKVIFQLQQGEEPWMVENGVSHGACLGWESIFETAVSKEEYQEIMNKLLDDSTFDFKLGRPYISEDKLEKQHGKENKPYRKVSVIIKKTYTRERSFVGIELEKNLGLKSSLIRKPHSQQYSILFKQLGVSIVRKCYRCNICGKIFLHSSSLSKHQRIHTGEKLYKCKECRKAFSQSSSLTQHLRVHTGEKPYICSDCGKAFSFTTSLIGHQRMHTGERPYKCSECGKTFKGSSSLNNHQRIHTGEKPYKCNECGRAFSQCSSLIQHHRIHTGEKPYECSQCGKAFTSISRLSRHHRIHTGEKPFNCNECGKVFSYHSALIIHQRIHTGEKPYACRECGKAFSQSSALIQHQRIHTGEKPYKCNECGKAFSWISRLNIHNRIHTGEKPYNCKECGKAFSSHSAVNTHRKIHTGEKPYKCSDCEKAFNQSSALIQHQRIHTGEKPFNCKVCGKAFRQSSSLMTHMRIHTGEKPYKCKECGKAFSQSSSLTNHQRTHTGEKI; encoded by the exons ATGGCCACAAAGTTGCTACCAGCCCAGGCTCAG GAGTCTGTGACATTTGGGGATGTGGCCGTGCTCTTCAGCCGGGCTGAGTGGCTGTGCCTGGACTCTGTGCAGAGAACCCTGTACCGGGAGGTGATGCTGGAGAACTACCACACCCTGGTCTCTCTCG GGATTCTGTTTTCCAAACCAAAGGTTATCTTCCAGTTACAGCAAGGGGAAGAGCCCTGGATGGTGGAAAATGGAGTGTCTCATGGTGCATGTCTGG gatgGGAGAGCATCTTTGAAACCGCAGTTTCCAAAGAAGAATATCAGGAAATAATGAATAAACTCTTAGATGACAGTACTTTCGACTTCAAGTTGGGGAGACCCTACATAAGTGAGGACAAGCTAGAGAAGCAGCATGGCAAAGAGAACAAACCTTACAGGAAGGTCTCAGTTATCATCAAAAAGACCTACACAAGGGAGAGGAGCTTTGTAGGTATTGAACTTGAGAAGAATCTTGGTCTAAAATCCTCACTTATTAGGAAACCCCATTCACAGCAGTATTCAATTCTGTTTAAGCAGCTGGGAGTCAGTATAGTGAGGAAATGTTACAGATGTAACATCTGTGGGAAAATCTTCCTCCATAGTTCTTCCCTGAGCAAACATCAGAGAatccacactggagagaagcTCTATAAATGTAAGGAATGTAGGAAGGCTTTCAGCCAAAGCTCATCCCTAACTCAGCACCTGAGagttcacacaggagaaaaaccttATATATGTAGTGACTGTGGGAAAGCATTCAGTTTCACTACCTCTCTTATTGGACATCAGAGAATGCATACTGGAGAGAGACCCTATAAATGTAGTGAATGTGGAAAAACATTTAAAGGTAGTTCATCCCTTAATAATCaccagagaattcatactggagaaaagCCCTATAAGTGTAATGAATGTGGGAGAGCCTTTAGCCAGTGCTCATCTCTTATTCAGCATCATAGAATTCATACCGGAGAGAAACCGTATGAATGTAgtcagtgtgggaaagcctttactTCAATATCACGGCTAAGTAGACATCatagaattcatactggagagaaacccttTAATTGTAATGAGTGTGGGAAAGTATTCAGTTACCACTCAGCTCTTATTATACATCAGAGGATTCACACAGGTGAGAAACCTTATGCATGTagagaatgtgggaaagccttcagccaGAGCTCAGCTCTTATacaacatcaaagaattcacactggagagaaaccttacaaatgtaatgaatgtgggaaagcTTTCTCCTGGATTTCACGGCTTAACATACACAATAGAATTCATACCGGAGAGAAACCATATAATTGTAAAGAatgtggaaaagccttcagttccCACTCAGCAGTTAATACTCATCGAaaaattcacacaggagagaaaccttatAAATGTAGTGACTGTGAAAAGGCCTTCAACCAAAGCTCAGCTCTGATTCAGCATCAGAGGATTCATACTGGGGAGAAGCCATTTAACTGTAAAgtgtgtgggaaagccttcagacaGAGTTCATCCCTTATGACACACAtgagaattcacacaggagaaaagcctTACAAATGTAAAGAATGTGGAAAAGCTTTTAGTCAGAGCTCATCCCTGACTAATCATCAGAGGACTCATactggagaaaaaatataa